In bacterium 336/3, the following proteins share a genomic window:
- a CDS encoding thiol peroxidase: MIQKGEKAPLFEGKDENGNTIKLKDFLGKKKKTVLYFYPKDDTSGCTAQACNLRDNYEALLEKGYQIIGVSVDDEKSHQKFIKKYELPFPLVADTDHTIVEAYGVWKEKSMYGRKYMGTVRVTFVIDSKGVVEEVIDKVKTADHTTQILEGSTK, encoded by the coding sequence ATGATACAAAAAGGTGAAAAAGCTCCTTTATTTGAAGGTAAAGATGAAAATGGCAATACCATCAAACTCAAAGATTTTTTAGGTAAAAAGAAAAAAACAGTCCTTTATTTTTATCCAAAAGATGATACTTCTGGCTGTACGGCTCAGGCTTGTAATTTGAGAGATAATTATGAAGCTCTTTTGGAAAAAGGTTATCAGATTATAGGGGTGAGTGTAGATGATGAGAAATCGCATCAGAAATTTATTAAAAAATATGAATTGCCTTTCCCACTTGTCGCTGATACTGACCATACTATTGTGGAAGCTTATGGCGTTTGGAAAGAAAAAAGCATGTATGGTAGAAAATATATGGGAACTGTAAGAGTTACATTTGTGATTGATAGTAAGGGAGTTGTAGAAGAAGTGATAGACAAAGTAAAAACAGCAGACCATACCACTCAGATTTTAGAAGGGAGTACGAAGTAG
- the guaA gene encoding GMP synthase (contains glutamine-hydrolyzing domain and glutamine amidotransferase; GMP-binding domain; functions to produce GMP from XMP in the IMP pathway) — translation MEKILILDFGSQYTQLIARRVRELNVYCEIHPFNKIPNLTDDIKGIILSGSPCSVRDAGSPDVDLMAIRKKLPILGVCYGAQLLAQKFDGSVEASPTREYGRANLASFEQGNALLNGLSDHSQVWMSHGDTITQIPENFQLIASTESVRVAAFQIQGEETFGIQFHPEVTHSLEGKVLLKNFVVNICKCSQDWTSASFIESSVADLKAKLGSDKVVLGLSGGVDSSVAAMLLHKAVGKNLYCIFVDNGLLRKNEFEGVLHSYQDLGLNVVGVDTKDLFYKELAGLSDPEAKRKAIGKTFIDVFDIEAHKIQDVKWLGQGTIYPDVIESVSVAGPSVTIKSHHNVGGLPERMNLKIVEPLNTLFKDEVRLIGRELGLPENILNRHPFPGPGLAIRILGDITAEKVALLQEVDAIFIEGLKKANLYNEVWQAGAILLPIQSVGVMGDERTYERVVALRAVSSLDGMTADWCRLPYDFLADISNQIINKVKGVNRVVYDISSKPPATIEWE, via the coding sequence ATGGAAAAAATTCTGATTCTTGATTTTGGTTCGCAATATACCCAGCTGATTGCCCGTAGAGTTAGAGAATTGAACGTTTATTGTGAAATTCATCCTTTCAACAAAATTCCAAACCTTACTGATGACATCAAAGGCATCATTCTTTCGGGTAGCCCTTGTTCTGTACGAGATGCAGGCTCTCCTGATGTAGATTTGATGGCTATTCGTAAGAAACTACCTATTTTAGGTGTTTGTTATGGAGCTCAGTTACTTGCTCAGAAGTTCGATGGAAGTGTAGAAGCCTCTCCTACACGTGAGTATGGCAGAGCTAATTTAGCTTCTTTTGAGCAAGGTAATGCCCTTTTAAATGGGCTTTCTGATCATTCGCAGGTTTGGATGAGCCATGGAGATACGATTACACAAATTCCTGAAAATTTCCAACTCATTGCAAGTACAGAAAGTGTACGAGTAGCAGCTTTCCAGATACAAGGCGAAGAAACCTTTGGTATTCAATTTCATCCTGAGGTAACACACTCTTTGGAAGGCAAAGTTCTTCTAAAGAATTTCGTAGTCAATATTTGCAAATGCTCTCAGGACTGGACATCTGCCTCATTTATAGAAAGCTCGGTAGCTGATTTAAAAGCAAAATTAGGTTCTGATAAAGTAGTTTTAGGACTTTCGGGTGGTGTGGATTCGAGTGTAGCAGCGATGCTTTTGCATAAAGCTGTTGGTAAAAATCTGTATTGTATTTTTGTAGATAATGGTCTTTTGCGTAAAAATGAATTTGAAGGCGTTTTACACTCTTATCAGGATTTGGGTTTGAATGTGGTGGGTGTAGATACGAAAGACTTATTTTACAAAGAATTGGCTGGACTTTCTGACCCAGAAGCCAAAAGAAAAGCCATTGGAAAAACTTTTATTGATGTTTTTGATATTGAAGCTCATAAAATTCAGGATGTAAAGTGGCTGGGACAGGGTACTATCTACCCTGATGTGATTGAAAGTGTAAGTGTGGCTGGTCCTTCTGTGACCATCAAATCGCATCATAATGTTGGTGGTTTGCCTGAAAGAATGAATCTTAAAATTGTTGAACCCTTGAATACCCTTTTCAAAGATGAAGTAAGATTAATTGGAAGAGAATTGGGTTTACCTGAAAATATTTTAAATCGTCACCCTTTCCCTGGTCCAGGGCTTGCCATTCGTATTTTAGGCGATATTACAGCCGAAAAAGTAGCTTTATTGCAAGAAGTAGATGCTATTTTTATTGAAGGCTTGAAAAAAGCAAACCTATACAACGAAGTTTGGCAGGCAGGAGCTATTTTATTGCCTATCCAGAGTGTGGGTGTGATGGGTGATGAACGTACCTATGAGCGTGTTGTAGCCTTGAGAGCTGTAAGCAGTTTGGATGGCATGACTGCCGACTGGTGCAGACTGCCTTACGATTTCTTGGCTGATATTTCAAACCAGATTATCAACAAGGTGAAAGGTGTAAACCGAGTAGTATACGACATTTCTTCTAAACCCCCTGCTACTATTGAGTGGGAATAG
- a CDS encoding threonine synthase: MCTKTQEEYPLHEVRWQSNGGHLLDIRFKPTLDKNLIRQRAANLWRYREALPIFDDTHIVSFGEGATPLQKIMIDNIGVHFKLDFMFPTGSYKDRGSAVMVSKMKELGITHAVQDSSGNAGSSVAAYCAKAGITCDIYVPKGVSDGKLVQMKCYGANVIVVDGTREDTAETAYQAAKNSYYASHCWNPFFFQGTKTFAFEVCEQLGWKAPDTLILPAGNGTLLIGAYIGFKELLKAGIIESMPKIIGVQATHCSPLYEAFNEGLTYIPEIITLPTLAEGIAIAQPVRGKQMLQYVELTEGVFMCVSEEEIKDTLIMMGKMGYFIEPTSAAVVAGVRKYILTAPPHEKIVSVLTGSGLKATEKILKIL; this comes from the coding sequence ATTTGTACCAAAACACAAGAAGAGTATCCTCTTCATGAAGTACGCTGGCAGAGTAATGGTGGGCATTTGTTAGATATTCGTTTCAAACCCACACTCGATAAAAATCTGATTCGTCAAAGAGCAGCTAATCTTTGGCGTTATAGGGAAGCTTTGCCTATTTTTGATGATACTCATATCGTTAGCTTTGGAGAAGGAGCAACCCCACTCCAAAAAATCATGATAGACAATATTGGTGTGCATTTTAAGTTGGATTTTATGTTTCCAACAGGCTCTTACAAAGATAGGGGCAGTGCTGTAATGGTTAGCAAAATGAAAGAGTTGGGCATTACACATGCAGTACAAGACTCATCAGGCAATGCAGGAAGTTCTGTAGCCGCTTATTGTGCCAAAGCTGGTATTACTTGCGATATTTATGTTCCTAAAGGTGTTTCAGATGGAAAACTGGTACAAATGAAATGCTATGGAGCAAATGTAATAGTAGTAGATGGTACACGAGAAGATACTGCTGAGACAGCTTATCAAGCAGCTAAAAATAGCTATTATGCAAGCCATTGTTGGAATCCTTTCTTTTTTCAGGGTACAAAAACTTTTGCATTTGAAGTATGCGAACAATTGGGCTGGAAAGCCCCTGATACCCTTATTCTACCCGCAGGAAATGGGACATTGCTCATTGGAGCTTATATTGGATTCAAGGAACTTTTAAAAGCAGGCATTATTGAGAGTATGCCTAAAATTATAGGCGTACAAGCGACACATTGCTCTCCGTTATATGAAGCTTTTAATGAAGGTTTGACCTACATCCCCGAAATTATCACATTGCCTACTTTAGCAGAAGGAATAGCCATTGCTCAACCTGTACGAGGCAAACAAATGCTTCAGTATGTAGAACTTACAGAAGGAGTTTTTATGTGTGTAAGTGAAGAGGAAATCAAAGATACTTTGATAATGATGGGTAAAATGGGCTATTTTATTGAGCCTACTTCGGCTGCTGTAGTAGCAGGTGTACGTAAATACATTCTTACAGCCCCACCACATGAAAAAATAGTTTCTGTACTTACTGGTTCTGGACTAAAAGCTACAGAGAAAATACTCAAAATACTGTAA
- a CDS encoding acyl transferase encodes MQLEDFKEHILNIKPEDFEVLALEIFQFQLHYNTIYAQFVKNLGVNISNIKKLEQIPCLPIEFFKFYSVRSIQEPHQVIFESSGTTQISKSKHYLTDTNFYTQNSIRLFEQTYGSLENYHILALLPSYLEQGASSLVFMIECFIEASKSEYAGFYLYDYEKLFKTIETIRKQNNRKILLVGVTFALLDLAENSHIDLSDVILMETGGMKGRRKEMIREEIHEILQNKLQVKAVHSEYGMTELISQAYSKGQGIFEMPATMRILLREVNDPLTYTQKRGVINVIDLANIETCAFIATQDLGTILENNQFMVLGRSDNTEQRGCNLMIQ; translated from the coding sequence ATGCAATTAGAAGATTTTAAAGAACACATTTTGAATATCAAACCCGAAGATTTTGAAGTTTTGGCTCTTGAAATTTTTCAGTTTCAACTCCATTATAACACAATTTATGCCCAGTTTGTTAAAAATTTGGGTGTAAATATCTCAAATATAAAAAAGTTAGAGCAAATTCCATGCTTGCCTATCGAATTCTTTAAATTTTATTCTGTTCGTTCTATCCAAGAGCCACATCAAGTCATTTTTGAGAGTAGTGGAACCACACAAATCTCTAAAAGCAAACATTATCTAACAGATACCAATTTTTATACTCAAAACAGTATTAGGCTTTTTGAACAGACTTATGGAAGTCTTGAAAACTATCATATTTTAGCTTTGTTACCCTCTTATTTGGAGCAGGGGGCTTCTTCATTGGTTTTTATGATAGAATGCTTTATAGAAGCCAGTAAATCGGAATATGCAGGGTTTTATTTGTACGATTATGAAAAGCTTTTTAAAACCATTGAAACAATTAGAAAGCAAAATAACAGAAAAATATTGCTTGTGGGTGTTACTTTTGCCCTTTTAGATTTGGCAGAAAATAGCCATATTGACCTTTCAGATGTGATTTTGATGGAAACGGGAGGCATGAAGGGGCGTAGAAAAGAAATGATACGTGAAGAAATCCATGAGATTTTGCAAAATAAACTACAAGTAAAGGCTGTTCATTCGGAGTATGGTATGACGGAATTAATTTCACAGGCATATTCGAAGGGGCAAGGTATTTTTGAAATGCCTGCAACTATGCGAATCTTGCTTAGAGAAGTTAATGATCCTCTGACTTACACACAAAAACGAGGTGTTATCAATGTGATAGATTTGGCTAATATTGAAACCTGTGCTTTTATTGCGACTCAAGATTTAGGAACAATTTTAGAAAATAATCAGTTTATGGTTTTAGGACGTTCTGACAATACAGAACAACGAGGTTGCAATCTGATGATACAATAA
- a CDS encoding integrase — translation MNWQIYTEQFKNYLKLERGFAENSLDAYLRDVVKFREYAQSQEWTSPEKITHHQIQDFLVYLNELGIAEASQARVLSGIKAFYKFLFLENVMQQDPSYLIEAPKLARKLPDTLSYEEIEKLLAAIDLSTPEGTRNRAILEVLYSCGLRVSELTELTLSQLYFDIGFLKVIGKGNKERFVPIGKDAIKYTKMYLEHIRNHLDIPKGYENYVFLNRRGKNLSRVFIFMIIKELAQKISLNKTISPHTFRHSFATHLLEGGADLRAIQEMLGHESITTTEIYTHLDKDYLRQTIQQFHPRS, via the coding sequence ATGAATTGGCAGATTTATACAGAGCAGTTTAAAAACTATTTGAAACTTGAAAGAGGTTTTGCAGAAAACTCTTTAGATGCGTATTTGCGTGATGTAGTAAAATTCAGAGAGTATGCTCAAAGTCAGGAATGGACAAGTCCAGAGAAAATAACACATCATCAAATTCAAGATTTTTTGGTGTATCTCAATGAATTGGGTATTGCAGAGGCTTCACAGGCTCGTGTACTTTCAGGAATCAAGGCTTTTTATAAATTCTTGTTTTTAGAAAATGTCATGCAACAAGATCCTTCCTATTTAATTGAAGCCCCAAAATTGGCTCGTAAACTACCTGATACACTTTCGTATGAAGAAATAGAAAAACTACTTGCTGCTATAGATTTATCAACGCCTGAAGGTACAAGAAATAGAGCCATTTTAGAGGTTTTGTATAGTTGTGGGCTTCGTGTGTCAGAACTGACAGAATTGACACTTTCACAACTTTATTTTGATATAGGTTTTTTGAAAGTAATAGGAAAAGGTAATAAAGAACGTTTTGTACCCATTGGTAAAGATGCCATTAAATACACCAAAATGTATTTGGAACATATCAGAAACCATCTAGATATACCCAAAGGCTACGAAAATTATGTATTCTTAAATAGAAGAGGTAAAAACCTTTCAAGAGTTTTTATATTTATGATTATCAAGGAATTAGCCCAGAAAATCTCTTTGAACAAAACTATCAGTCCACATACTTTTAGACATAGTTTTGCTACACATTTGTTGGAGGGTGGGGCAGATTTGAGAGCTATTCAGGAAATGCTTGGACACGAGTCTATTACGACCACAGAAATTTATACTCATTTGGATAAAGACTACTTGCGTCAGACTATTCAGCAGTTTCATCCAAGAAGTTAA
- a CDS encoding phytoene dehydrogenase: MKKAGIIGAGIAGIATAIRLANKGYKVDVFEANSYVGGKLSEIQLGAYRFDAGPSLFTMPHLIEDLFQISKKNIQDYFQYSKLETICKYFYEDGTILEAHADKRKFAQEVEQKLGEPKEKILKYLQKSAKKYEITESLFLKRSLHKLETWLNKEAFRGYMNIHTLEVFKTMNEANKSAFKNPKLVQLFNRFATYNGSDPYQTPATLTIIPHLEHNIGAFFPKGGMYAITKSLARLAEDLGVKFHLNSKVQEIITEKNKVKGLKINDAILDFDLIISNMDMVATYKYLLPHAHHPQKLLSQPKSSSALIFYWGIKREFPELKVHNIFFSNHYEEEFKHIFKHKTIYQDPTIYVNIGSKGEPQDAPQGSETWFVMINTPNNEEQDWDTLITEARKNILEKLSRLLKTDIESLIEVESILDPRTIESRTSSSQGALYGNSSNNRYAAFLRHANFSKEFDNLYFVGGSVHPGGGIPLCLSSAAITANLIQ, encoded by the coding sequence ATGAAAAAAGCAGGTATCATTGGAGCAGGCATTGCTGGTATCGCAACAGCCATTAGATTAGCAAATAAAGGGTATAAAGTAGATGTTTTTGAGGCAAACTCTTATGTGGGAGGCAAACTCTCCGAAATACAATTGGGAGCGTATCGTTTTGATGCAGGACCTTCTCTATTTACCATGCCTCATCTTATAGAAGATTTATTTCAAATTTCTAAAAAGAACATTCAAGATTATTTTCAGTATTCAAAACTTGAAACCATCTGTAAATATTTTTATGAAGATGGAACAATTTTAGAAGCTCATGCAGACAAAAGAAAATTTGCTCAAGAAGTGGAGCAGAAACTAGGTGAACCCAAAGAAAAAATCCTGAAATACCTTCAAAAGAGTGCTAAAAAATATGAAATTACAGAGAGTTTGTTTCTCAAAAGGTCATTACACAAGTTAGAAACATGGCTCAATAAGGAGGCTTTTAGAGGGTATATGAATATCCATACCTTAGAAGTTTTCAAAACGATGAATGAAGCAAATAAATCTGCTTTCAAAAATCCAAAATTGGTACAATTGTTCAATCGGTTTGCAACTTACAATGGCTCTGACCCATACCAAACACCTGCAACGCTTACCATTATACCTCATTTAGAACATAATATTGGAGCTTTCTTTCCAAAAGGAGGAATGTATGCCATTACTAAAAGTTTGGCTCGTTTGGCAGAAGATTTGGGTGTAAAGTTTCATCTCAATTCTAAGGTTCAGGAAATTATTACAGAAAAAAATAAAGTAAAAGGCTTGAAAATTAACGATGCTATTTTGGACTTTGATTTGATTATCAGCAACATGGATATGGTAGCAACGTATAAATATTTATTACCTCATGCTCACCATCCTCAAAAACTACTTTCTCAGCCCAAATCAAGCTCTGCACTGATTTTTTATTGGGGTATCAAACGAGAATTTCCTGAATTAAAGGTTCATAATATCTTTTTTAGCAATCATTACGAGGAGGAATTTAAGCATATTTTTAAACATAAAACCATTTATCAAGACCCTACCATTTACGTAAATATTGGTTCAAAAGGAGAGCCTCAAGATGCTCCACAAGGTTCAGAAACATGGTTTGTTATGATAAATACACCCAACAATGAAGAACAGGATTGGGACACACTCATCACAGAAGCTCGAAAAAATATTCTTGAAAAACTTTCTAGGCTGTTAAAAACAGATATAGAATCTTTGATAGAAGTAGAAAGCATTCTTGATCCTCGAACCATCGAATCGAGAACTTCCAGTTCGCAAGGAGCTTTGTATGGAAATAGTTCCAATAATCGTTATGCAGCATTTTTAAGGCATGCCAATTTCTCCAAAGAGTTTGATAATCTGTATTTTGTAGGAGGAAGTGTACACCCTGGAGGAGGAATACCTCTTTGCCTTTCTTCAGCTGCTATTACAGCAAACCTGATTCAATAA
- a CDS encoding MmcQ-like protein — MDIEDFRNYCIKKKGVTEEFPFDNVTLVFKVMGKMFALTGLDREVFSINLKCEPEKAVELREQYDGVRPGYHMNKKHWNTILVESIKPQKLVLEWIDDSYNLVVASLTKKLQDELKSLS; from the coding sequence ATGGATATTGAAGATTTCAGAAATTACTGTATTAAAAAGAAAGGTGTTACAGAAGAATTTCCTTTTGATAATGTAACACTTGTATTTAAAGTAATGGGGAAAATGTTTGCTCTAACAGGCTTAGATCGTGAAGTTTTTTCTATTAATTTAAAATGTGAGCCTGAAAAAGCTGTTGAGCTCAGAGAACAATATGATGGTGTACGCCCTGGATACCATATGAATAAAAAACATTGGAATACAATTCTTGTGGAAAGTATAAAACCTCAAAAGCTTGTTTTAGAGTGGATTGATGATTCCTATAATTTAGTAGTAGCAAGTCTAACTAAAAAACTACAAGATGAACTAAAAAGCCTTTCCTAG
- a CDS encoding phage tail protein: MKFYFVDINSQLTDAWNKVFQGVENVEVKNQSIFDLSCDAIVSPANSFGYMNGGIDFAISKNLGWHIEKKLQKLLREKYYGELLVGQAVLVETENTQYPHLISAPTMRTPMTILRSPNVYLATKAILVLLKHGTFEDGTKIGDKIETVAIPGLGTGVGQVPPLLCARQMRIAWEDVMNEKYKTEEGWEELRSNYAYFFTHDEKDLHYDIP; this comes from the coding sequence ATGAAATTTTATTTTGTAGATATTAATTCCCAACTAACAGATGCATGGAATAAAGTATTTCAGGGCGTTGAAAATGTAGAAGTTAAGAACCAATCTATATTTGATTTGTCTTGTGATGCCATTGTTAGTCCAGCAAATAGTTTTGGATATATGAATGGTGGGATAGATTTTGCCATTTCTAAGAATCTGGGCTGGCATATTGAAAAGAAATTACAAAAACTCCTGAGAGAAAAATATTATGGAGAGCTTTTAGTTGGGCAGGCTGTACTCGTAGAAACCGAAAACACTCAATATCCCCATCTGATTTCTGCACCAACCATGAGAACGCCCATGACCATCCTGCGTTCCCCGAATGTGTATTTGGCTACTAAAGCAATCTTAGTTTTGCTAAAACATGGTACTTTTGAGGATGGAACTAAAATAGGAGATAAAATTGAAACGGTTGCTATCCCAGGGCTTGGAACAGGAGTAGGACAAGTGCCACCTTTATTGTGTGCAAGACAAATGAGAATTGCATGGGAAGATGTAATGAATGAAAAATATAAAACAGAAGAAGGTTGGGAAGAATTGAGGTCTAATTATGCATATTTCTTCACTCATGACGAAAAAGACTTGCATTATGATATTCCATAA